In Balneolaceae bacterium, a genomic segment contains:
- a CDS encoding carboxylesterase family protein, giving the protein MMKSKSQLMIVLTAILALFLIESVYAQRHSETLNTQLDISNGTIEGVEEDGITVFRGIPFAEPPTGNRRWTAPVDKEPWDGVLETKVFGPACMQLPVFGDMNFRSDGNSEDCLYLNVWTPAKTGNEKLPVLLYYYGGGFMAGDGSEPRYDGANMARDHKMVAITTNYRLGVFGFFAHPELTQESSHNSSGNYGLLDQVKALEWVVENIEKFGGDPDNITIAGESAGSISVSALMASPLSRDMIAGAIGESGSILGALPPVELEVGEQNGEKFAGIIGAESLQELREIPSDSLLNLTGQQGLPRFAPTIDGYYFPKPPLEIFEAGEHADVPLFVGWNSQEMNFRAFLGQHEPTIENYKKVVASEYESHASRILELYPAGNLEEMLQSATDLAGDRFIAFSTWKWADLHQKNSTSPVYQYYYTQPRPKMRPKYANSTPGFAGGVQENDESAEDEMQQAQLPEPNGAVHSAEIEYLMGNLSSNRVYDWTETDYKVSAIFQNYAANFIHSKSPNGYGVPFWPAADQTGGSVMSIGSDTFIMEDPFGERYEFLDQLMIEN; this is encoded by the coding sequence ATGATGAAATCGAAATCCCAATTAATGATCGTACTTACAGCTATTCTTGCCTTATTCTTAATTGAATCTGTATACGCACAGCGTCACAGTGAAACACTCAACACACAATTAGATATCTCCAATGGAACCATTGAGGGTGTTGAAGAAGATGGAATCACCGTATTCAGAGGCATTCCCTTTGCTGAACCTCCAACTGGCAACAGAAGATGGACAGCTCCTGTTGACAAAGAACCCTGGGATGGAGTTTTAGAAACAAAAGTGTTTGGACCCGCCTGTATGCAACTGCCCGTTTTTGGTGATATGAATTTCCGTTCTGACGGTAATAGCGAAGACTGCCTCTACCTGAATGTCTGGACACCCGCCAAAACCGGTAATGAGAAACTGCCGGTACTTCTCTACTATTACGGCGGTGGATTTATGGCCGGGGATGGTTCCGAACCCCGATATGATGGTGCAAATATGGCACGCGATCATAAAATGGTTGCCATCACTACCAACTACCGCCTGGGGGTATTTGGATTCTTTGCCCATCCTGAACTCACACAAGAATCCTCCCATAACTCTTCAGGAAATTACGGTTTACTCGATCAGGTGAAAGCCCTGGAATGGGTCGTTGAAAATATTGAGAAGTTTGGCGGTGATCCTGATAATATTACCATTGCCGGAGAATCTGCCGGATCTATCTCTGTGAGTGCACTCATGGCTTCTCCTCTTTCAAGAGATATGATTGCCGGAGCGATTGGTGAAAGTGGTTCCATTCTTGGAGCTCTTCCCCCGGTAGAGCTGGAGGTTGGGGAGCAGAATGGCGAGAAATTTGCAGGGATTATTGGAGCTGAATCACTACAAGAGTTGAGGGAAATTCCATCAGACAGCCTTTTGAACCTTACAGGCCAGCAGGGTCTCCCGCGATTCGCTCCCACAATTGACGGTTACTATTTTCCAAAACCGCCCCTGGAAATTTTTGAAGCCGGTGAACACGCTGATGTACCGTTGTTTGTAGGTTGGAACTCCCAGGAAATGAATTTTCGGGCATTTTTGGGACAACATGAGCCAACCATCGAAAATTATAAAAAAGTAGTGGCCAGCGAATATGAAAGTCACGCCAGCCGTATCCTTGAACTTTATCCTGCAGGAAATCTTGAAGAGATGCTGCAATCTGCAACAGATTTGGCGGGAGACCGGTTTATTGCTTTTAGCACCTGGAAGTGGGCCGATCTTCATCAAAAAAATAGTACCAGTCCGGTTTACCAATACTATTATACCCAGCCCCGCCCAAAAATGAGGCCGAAATATGCCAACTCAACTCCCGGGTTTGCCGGCGGTGTCCAGGAGAATGATGAATCGGCCGAAGATGAAATGCAGCAGGCACAGCTTCCGGAACCGAATGGTGCCGTTCACTCGGCGGAAATTGAATATTTGATGGGTAACCTGTCCTCCAACCGTGTGTACGACTGGACAGAAACGGATTATAAAGTATCGGCTATTTTTCAAAATTATGCTGCCAACTTTATTCACTCCAAATCACCCAATGGCTACGGTGTGCCCTTTTGGCCGGCAGCCGATCAAACCGGTGGCTCGGTGATGAGTATTGGCAGTGATACATTTATAATGGAAGATCCGTTTGGAGAGCGTTACGAGTTCCTGGATCAACTGATGATTGAAAATTAA
- a CDS encoding zinc-dependent alcohol dehydrogenase family protein, which produces MKAMLLHSVEDLNRNHSPLELTDIKKPEPAEGELLIKVSVCGVCHTELDEIEGRTPPESYPVVPGHQVVGVVEELGGNVDQFDKGDRAGVAWIYSACGECYHCKEGEENLCKEFTATGRDKNGGYAEYMTVPAEFAYPIPDELKDEETAPLLCAGAIGYRSLSLTNISDGKRLGLTGFGASGHLVLRMVKYLYPNTDVYVFARNPDERDFALELGAVWTGDTEATAPEPLHAIIDTTPAWKPDVEALRNLAPGGRLVINAIRKQDSDIDYLQKIDYSTHLWMEKEIKSVANVTRKDVEMMLEIAAEAGIRPDVQLFPLEKANEALMEIKQGKIKGGKVLKING; this is translated from the coding sequence ATGAAAGCAATGCTTTTACATAGTGTTGAAGACTTAAACCGGAATCATTCTCCATTAGAGCTTACCGATATAAAAAAACCGGAACCGGCTGAGGGAGAACTGCTGATTAAAGTTTCTGTCTGTGGAGTATGCCATACAGAACTGGATGAAATTGAAGGAAGAACCCCGCCAGAGTCCTATCCCGTTGTTCCGGGTCACCAGGTAGTGGGGGTTGTTGAAGAACTTGGAGGTAACGTTGATCAGTTTGATAAGGGAGACCGTGCAGGAGTAGCGTGGATTTACTCTGCCTGTGGAGAATGCTATCACTGCAAAGAAGGTGAAGAAAATTTATGCAAGGAGTTCACAGCAACTGGCCGCGATAAAAATGGCGGATATGCAGAATATATGACCGTTCCCGCCGAATTTGCCTATCCGATTCCTGATGAATTGAAAGATGAAGAGACCGCTCCGCTGCTTTGTGCCGGAGCCATTGGGTACCGCTCCCTTTCGCTGACGAATATATCTGACGGGAAACGTCTCGGCCTCACAGGGTTTGGAGCATCGGGACACCTGGTCCTTCGTATGGTTAAATATCTTTATCCAAATACCGATGTATACGTGTTTGCGAGGAATCCGGATGAACGTGATTTTGCCCTTGAACTCGGAGCCGTTTGGACGGGTGATACAGAGGCAACAGCTCCCGAACCTCTACATGCAATTATTGACACGACTCCTGCATGGAAGCCCGATGTGGAAGCATTAAGAAATCTTGCTCCCGGCGGACGTCTTGTGATCAATGCCATTCGAAAACAGGATTCTGATATTGACTACCTTCAAAAAATCGACTATTCCACTCACCTGTGGATGGAAAAGGAGATTAAATCGGTTGCCAATGTCACCCGAAAAGATGTAGAGATGATGCTGGAAATCGCCGCCGAAGCCGGAATCCGACCCGATGTTCAGCTTTTTCCATTAGAGAAAGCAAATGAAGCGTTGATGGAGATCAAACAAGGAAAAATAAAAGGCGGGAAGGTTTTAAAAATTAATGGATGA
- a CDS encoding YceI family protein gives MKVVQKTVITLFTLLFFVAGQAFATDGNAVVMDEWSIDEAHSNINFTITHFFTPVDGSFEDYSSEIFFDPNDLANSSIDVTIPVSSINTDNERRDNHLKSEDFFNAEEWPNIHFVSNEIEQTGDNQFVAHGELTIRDVTREFELPFELLGVMDHPMQDGQKVAGITANAQLNRTDYGVGVGDWAATAVVGDEVDIQLNLELTAPKEETASN, from the coding sequence ATGAAAGTAGTACAGAAAACAGTTATTACTCTTTTTACACTCTTATTCTTCGTTGCAGGGCAAGCTTTTGCTACTGACGGTAACGCAGTAGTAATGGACGAATGGAGCATTGATGAGGCTCACAGCAACATCAATTTTACCATTACCCACTTCTTCACACCGGTTGACGGGAGTTTTGAAGATTACAGTTCCGAAATCTTTTTCGACCCGAATGACCTGGCTAACAGCAGCATTGATGTAACTATCCCCGTTTCGAGCATCAATACAGATAACGAACGGCGGGACAATCACCTGAAATCAGAAGATTTCTTTAATGCTGAAGAATGGCCAAATATCCATTTTGTAAGTAATGAAATTGAGCAAACAGGTGACAATCAATTTGTGGCTCACGGCGAACTTACAATACGAGACGTTACCCGCGAATTTGAATTACCCTTTGAACTTCTCGGCGTGATGGACCACCCTATGCAGGATGGACAAAAAGTAGCCGGTATCACAGCTAACGCACAATTGAACAGAACCGATTATGGTGTTGGCGTTGGTGACTGGGCCGCAACAGCCGTAGTTGGCGATGAAGTGGACATTCAGCTAAACCTTGAGCTGACTGCCCCTAAAGAAGAGACAGCTTCAAACTAA
- a CDS encoding GntR family transcriptional regulator, with amino-acid sequence MQHSAKHIADRIRLMITTKQFQVGEMLPSTRELGKQLGASFHTVRKAYQQLADEGLIESEQGRGFLVKQQSTTLDKSERLELAAEKFQMLLEELIGYGLDESEVEAIFEEQISFMEWPDRIQSIATVGETIELAKLLSDSIKNQIGVKSSVIKASDYDDLVRYDALFVPIYLVNEFRNLSDAIRLLPVVFHYDADVLLSIIDRSGIEAIGLVTSEEDSIPKIIDELKTLIKFEGAFVAGATYGKSLPLFVRNTDLIVYTPASARLVEAKVPEKSRIKLEYIISEKSAEMIRSELWDQ; translated from the coding sequence GTGCAACATTCCGCAAAACACATAGCAGACCGCATCCGGTTAATGATCACCACCAAGCAGTTCCAGGTGGGGGAGATGCTGCCATCAACCCGTGAATTGGGAAAACAGTTGGGAGCCAGTTTTCATACCGTACGAAAAGCCTACCAGCAACTGGCAGATGAAGGATTGATTGAGAGCGAACAGGGCAGGGGATTTTTGGTAAAACAGCAAAGTACCACGCTCGATAAATCGGAACGCCTGGAGCTGGCCGCTGAAAAATTTCAGATGTTGTTGGAAGAGCTGATCGGCTACGGGTTAGATGAATCAGAAGTAGAGGCCATTTTTGAAGAACAGATCAGTTTTATGGAGTGGCCGGATCGTATTCAAAGTATCGCTACAGTTGGAGAAACTATTGAGCTTGCAAAGTTGCTATCTGATTCGATCAAAAATCAGATAGGCGTAAAAAGTTCGGTTATCAAAGCTTCCGATTATGATGACCTGGTTCGGTATGATGCCCTGTTTGTACCGATCTACCTGGTGAATGAATTTCGAAATTTGAGTGATGCCATTCGTCTCCTCCCGGTTGTATTTCATTATGATGCGGATGTTCTTCTATCGATTATTGACAGGTCGGGTATTGAAGCGATTGGACTCGTTACATCTGAAGAAGACAGCATCCCCAAAATTATTGATGAGCTGAAAACGCTTATTAAGTTTGAAGGGGCGTTTGTAGCCGGTGCCACGTATGGAAAATCGCTGCCGCTTTTTGTTCGAAATACAGATCTTATTGTATACACTCCCGCCAGTGCAAGATTAGTTGAAGCCAAGGTTCCCGAGAAAAGCCGAATTAAACTTGAGTATATCATTTCAGAAAAAAGCGCAGAGATGATTCGATCTGAGTTGTGGGATCAGTAG
- a CDS encoding TIM barrel protein: MDHSRRSFLKKSGLLAGGAALTSLSFLQSCASSDEVEEVTNTFGIQLYTLRDIIGDDPRGVISSLAEFGYKQIESYEGSMGIFWGMSHTEFKQFLDDLGLSMISTHANVSENYQQKVDQLAEIGVPYIINPYVGPQESIDDFYQLAEQFNELGQIANDAGITFAYHNHAYSFEELDGEIPQVVMMENTDPDLVEFQMDMYWVVEAGEDILDWIRRYPNRFTSGHVKDSSGGEDAESVVLGTGTIDYPSIVQVAQENGMEHFIVEQEAYTGTTPMDAAQADAEYMKNLQL, encoded by the coding sequence ATGGACCATTCACGTCGTTCTTTTCTCAAAAAATCCGGACTTCTTGCCGGCGGTGCAGCTTTAACCAGTTTATCGTTTTTGCAATCCTGCGCATCATCTGATGAGGTGGAGGAAGTAACAAATACTTTTGGTATACAGCTTTATACTCTCAGGGATATTATAGGTGATGACCCAAGAGGGGTGATATCGAGCCTTGCAGAGTTTGGATATAAACAAATTGAAAGTTATGAAGGATCTATGGGAATTTTCTGGGGGATGAGCCACACAGAATTCAAACAATTTCTTGATGATCTTGGATTGAGCATGATTTCAACTCATGCCAACGTGTCTGAGAATTACCAACAGAAAGTTGATCAGCTTGCTGAAATCGGAGTGCCCTATATTATCAATCCCTATGTTGGACCGCAGGAATCTATTGATGATTTCTATCAACTTGCAGAACAGTTTAATGAGCTGGGCCAAATAGCAAATGATGCCGGTATTACATTTGCATACCATAACCATGCATACTCTTTTGAAGAGTTGGATGGAGAGATTCCACAGGTTGTAATGATGGAAAATACAGATCCGGATTTGGTTGAGTTTCAGATGGACATGTACTGGGTTGTTGAAGCCGGAGAAGATATTCTGGATTGGATTCGACGCTATCCTAACAGATTTACAAGCGGTCATGTAAAGGATTCTTCCGGTGGTGAAGATGCAGAATCTGTAGTATTAGGTACAGGTACTATCGATTACCCATCTATTGTGCAGGTAGCACAAGAAAACGGAATGGAACACTTTATAGTGGAACAAGAAGCCTATACCGGCACCACACCAATGGATGCCGCACAGGCTGATGCCGAGTATATGAAAAATCTTCAGCTGTAA
- a CDS encoding DNA-3-methyladenine glycosylase, which produces MIIDQSKIIPKSFYKNPDVVDVSRKLLGKVICSHINSTFTAGVITETEAYCGRNDKACHANNGLRTARTEVMYGEPGRAYIYLCYGIHHLLNVVTNKEGLADAVLIRAVKPLEGVEEMTERREIKNQKNLTDGPGKLTQALGVTTDLNTTNLSEPPLWIEDRGITFKDEEINTSSRIGVDYAGKDALKPWRFYVD; this is translated from the coding sequence GTGATCATTGATCAGTCAAAAATTATCCCCAAATCCTTTTATAAAAATCCTGATGTAGTGGATGTGAGCCGAAAATTGCTGGGAAAGGTGATCTGCAGTCATATCAATTCAACCTTTACAGCCGGAGTCATCACAGAAACCGAGGCGTACTGCGGCCGGAATGATAAAGCATGCCATGCAAATAATGGATTACGAACCGCCCGAACAGAGGTAATGTATGGGGAACCGGGGCGCGCTTATATCTATCTCTGTTATGGCATTCACCATCTCTTAAATGTTGTAACCAACAAAGAAGGACTGGCCGATGCCGTTTTGATTCGCGCCGTTAAACCTCTTGAAGGAGTTGAAGAGATGACGGAACGGCGTGAAATCAAAAATCAAAAAAACCTGACCGACGGTCCCGGTAAATTAACCCAGGCGTTGGGAGTAACAACAGATCTCAATACCACAAACCTGTCTGAACCTCCCCTTTGGATTGAAGATCGCGGGATCACATTTAAAGATGAAGAGATCAATACTTCCTCACGAATCGGGGTTGACTATGCCGGGAAGGATGCCTTAAAACCCTGGCGGTTCTACGTTGACTGA
- a CDS encoding YihY/virulence factor BrkB family protein, with amino-acid sequence MALNDVQLIFEFVMNKFDKKKFKRFWKLVAELSLKKDVFFNASAITFNLFTCAIPFTLIIISILGYVLSIDAAFNEVVRYGRELLPQFSFETQSGDVFEGAVTIEALIQPLVGARQIFGIVGIIILTIFAQGLFHTLKHVLFDVFDTKDRKSPAMEIIYNFFAFGVVGGVFIFFTMAASLLSLFSFDQYVVPYTEIVIEFAWVSDWLTGFLPIFFTFALFYVIYRFISERRMNTKVALVAAILYTFLFEIAKYGVSVYLEYAFTAYRFYYQGYAALLIIGLWAFYTAALFVFTAILARSYQEVYLERAPSIEKNPYTAIS; translated from the coding sequence TTGGCTTTAAACGACGTTCAGCTTATTTTCGAATTTGTGATGAATAAATTCGATAAAAAAAAGTTTAAGCGGTTTTGGAAATTGGTGGCAGAACTCAGCCTGAAGAAAGATGTTTTCTTCAACGCATCTGCTATTACATTTAACCTGTTTACTTGTGCCATTCCATTTACGCTCATCATCATCTCCATTCTGGGATACGTACTTTCTATCGATGCAGCATTTAATGAGGTGGTTCGATACGGCCGGGAACTTCTTCCCCAATTTAGTTTCGAAACACAGAGCGGTGATGTTTTTGAAGGTGCCGTTACCATTGAAGCTTTGATTCAGCCCCTTGTGGGAGCCCGGCAAATATTCGGAATCGTTGGAATTATAATTCTTACGATATTTGCACAGGGGCTATTCCACACTCTCAAACATGTTCTGTTTGATGTATTTGATACCAAAGACCGGAAGAGCCCGGCTATGGAGATCATCTACAATTTTTTCGCTTTTGGGGTCGTTGGCGGGGTTTTTATTTTTTTTACGATGGCTGCATCGTTACTCTCACTTTTCTCGTTTGATCAGTATGTGGTGCCATACACAGAAATTGTTATTGAGTTTGCATGGGTATCAGACTGGCTGACAGGCTTCCTTCCAATCTTCTTTACGTTTGCCCTCTTTTATGTGATATACCGTTTCATCAGTGAGCGGCGCATGAATACAAAAGTAGCCCTGGTTGCAGCTATTCTCTATACATTTTTATTTGAAATTGCAAAATATGGCGTTTCTGTTTACCTGGAATATGCATTTACGGCATATCGATTTTATTACCAAGGCTACGCTGCATTGTTGATCATCGGTTTATGGGCATTTTATACAGCAGCTCTCTTTGTCTTTACCGCTATCCTTGCCAGGTCATACCAGGAAGTTTATCTGGAAAGAGCGCCTTCTATTGAAAAAAATCCCTATACAGCAATCTCGTGA
- a CDS encoding NUDIX domain-containing protein: MGQDKEGHTEENWDKYLPGLAIDCVIVGYHERELKILIMEYENTDLYALPGGFIEKEEDLDNAASKVLYERTGLKNIYLNQFHTFGKHDRNDTEAMKIIMKNNGIAFDENHWLLHRFVSVGYVALVDYKAVNPSPGIMSSKCTWFDLDSIPPLIQDHQKIIDQALLYLKNHVDDRLLGANLLVDTFTMKDLQKLHETILGKRLHRTGFHRKMMDSGHLKRLGKKKTGKAHRSPYLYRFVTENDKD, from the coding sequence ATGGGGCAAGATAAAGAAGGACATACAGAGGAAAACTGGGATAAATATTTACCCGGATTAGCCATTGATTGTGTGATTGTGGGATATCATGAAAGGGAGTTAAAAATCCTGATCATGGAGTATGAAAATACCGACCTGTATGCTCTGCCCGGTGGATTTATAGAGAAAGAAGAAGATCTTGATAATGCAGCTTCAAAAGTTCTATATGAAAGAACTGGCCTGAAAAATATCTACCTGAACCAGTTTCACACATTTGGCAAGCACGACCGGAATGATACAGAAGCGATGAAGATCATTATGAAAAATAATGGAATTGCATTTGATGAAAATCATTGGCTTCTGCACAGATTTGTATCTGTAGGCTATGTGGCTCTGGTTGATTATAAAGCAGTAAATCCCTCACCCGGTATCATGTCAAGTAAGTGTACCTGGTTTGATCTGGATTCTATCCCGCCGTTAATTCAGGATCATCAAAAAATTATAGATCAGGCACTCCTCTACCTGAAAAACCATGTGGATGATAGACTGTTAGGAGCCAATCTGTTGGTGGATACATTTACGATGAAAGACCTGCAAAAACTCCATGAAACTATTTTAGGAAAAAGACTGCACAGAACAGGATTTCACCGAAAGATGATGGATTCCGGCCACCTGAAACGTCTCGGGAAAAAGAAAACCGGCAAAGCTCACCGGTCGCCCTATCTGTACCGGTTTGTTACCGAAAATGACAAGGATTAA
- the mutS gene encoding DNA mismatch repair protein MutS has translation MSKKSKKKQTPLMRQYFDIKEKHPGTILLFRVGDFYETFSDDAELISKELGITLTKRNNGGDQTPLAGFPYHSLDTYLPKLVKRGYRVAICEQTEDPDSAKKAGRKVVQREVTEITTPGVTLSEKLLDHKRNNYIASIHWAGGTAGIAFSDISTGEFALSQVSKGELDSLLQSIQPSEILLQKKYKNNLPEEVAQYNITYIEDWVYQGDYGYNLLTDHFNTHSLKGFGVEELEIAHYAAGSLLHYMQETQKSSLAHLRRLYAYENTDYMALDSSTKRNLELTTTMQEGGTDGTLVSILDDTVTAMGGRLLRKWIMRPLKKVKQIQKRLEAVDWLYQHHDRRHELRDELGQIGDLERLISRISVGRTNARDLKQLQLSLAQIPRVKTQITQSDNALLNSVNDRLKLMVDVQERIEKAIVEDPPASIRDGGIFADGFDDDLDELRDIARNGKEYIAKIKDDLAKETGISSLKIGYNKVFGYYIEVTNTHKDKVPEHFIRKQTLVNSERYITPELKDVEEKVLSAEEKSKTLEGELFEELRLYVAEFADEIQQIAGALAELDCLQCFAEVSFRNNYVRPEVNDGDVVDVKKGRHPVVEKTLPAGEPFIPNDIYLDNSEYQILMITGPNMAGKSIILRQTGLLVLMAQLGCFVPAEKATIGLVDKIFTRVGASDNLAAGESTFLVEMNEAANILNNATPKSLILLDEVGRGTSTFDGLSIAWALSEYLHNKPEVAAKTLFATHYHELNELESRYERIKNFNIKVKEHDGKVIFMRKLVRGGTDHSYGIQVANMAGLPQVVIERAKEILSNLESHSLDVSHEGNGAIKKTAAKKEAAQKTTKQVENQEQIPQMTLFDTHVDPRIETVMDKIEASDPERMTPIEALLLLSELKKIVK, from the coding sequence ATGAGTAAGAAAAGCAAGAAAAAACAGACGCCGCTGATGCGGCAATATTTCGATATAAAGGAGAAACATCCCGGGACTATTTTGCTTTTTCGGGTGGGAGATTTTTATGAAACCTTTTCTGATGACGCCGAACTGATCAGCAAAGAGCTTGGAATTACTCTCACAAAACGAAATAATGGGGGAGATCAAACGCCGCTGGCCGGATTCCCCTACCATTCGTTGGATACCTATCTACCTAAACTGGTGAAGCGTGGCTACCGCGTGGCCATTTGCGAGCAGACGGAGGATCCGGATTCTGCCAAAAAAGCGGGACGAAAAGTTGTACAGCGGGAAGTAACCGAAATTACCACGCCGGGAGTCACGCTTTCCGAAAAACTACTCGACCATAAGCGAAATAATTACATCGCTTCCATCCACTGGGCGGGAGGAACCGCGGGAATTGCGTTCTCAGATATTTCAACCGGTGAATTTGCCCTCAGCCAGGTTTCAAAAGGCGAGCTGGATTCGTTGCTGCAATCTATCCAGCCATCAGAAATTCTGCTTCAGAAAAAATACAAGAATAATTTACCGGAGGAAGTGGCTCAGTATAACATCACCTATATAGAAGATTGGGTGTACCAGGGTGATTACGGCTATAACTTGCTGACCGATCATTTTAACACACACTCGCTGAAAGGATTTGGTGTAGAAGAGCTGGAAATTGCCCACTATGCAGCTGGCTCGCTTCTTCATTATATGCAGGAGACTCAGAAATCGTCGCTGGCTCATCTGCGCCGTTTGTATGCTTACGAAAATACCGACTACATGGCGCTGGACTCTTCCACAAAGCGCAACCTGGAGCTAACCACCACCATGCAGGAAGGGGGAACCGACGGAACACTGGTTTCTATTTTGGATGATACAGTGACGGCGATGGGCGGACGCCTCCTGAGAAAATGGATTATGCGCCCCCTTAAAAAAGTTAAACAGATTCAAAAACGTTTAGAAGCGGTTGATTGGCTCTATCAGCATCACGACCGAAGGCATGAACTGCGGGATGAACTTGGACAGATCGGGGATCTTGAAAGGTTGATCAGCCGCATCAGTGTGGGCAGAACCAATGCCCGTGATTTGAAGCAGCTTCAACTATCACTCGCTCAGATTCCCCGGGTAAAAACACAGATTACCCAATCAGATAATGCACTCCTGAATTCTGTTAATGACCGACTCAAACTGATGGTAGATGTCCAGGAGAGAATTGAAAAGGCAATTGTAGAAGATCCGCCGGCCAGTATTCGCGATGGTGGAATTTTTGCCGATGGATTTGATGATGACCTGGATGAACTGCGTGATATAGCCCGAAACGGGAAAGAGTATATCGCAAAAATTAAGGATGATCTGGCGAAGGAAACCGGGATATCATCCCTGAAGATTGGTTACAACAAGGTGTTTGGGTACTACATTGAGGTTACAAATACTCACAAAGATAAAGTACCGGAGCACTTCATCCGGAAACAGACGCTGGTCAATTCCGAGCGATATATTACCCCGGAGTTGAAGGACGTGGAGGAGAAAGTTCTCTCGGCCGAAGAGAAAAGCAAAACGCTGGAAGGTGAACTTTTTGAGGAACTTCGATTGTATGTTGCTGAATTTGCGGATGAGATCCAGCAGATTGCCGGGGCTTTGGCAGAGCTCGACTGCCTGCAGTGTTTTGCTGAGGTCTCCTTCAGAAATAATTATGTACGCCCGGAAGTGAATGACGGAGACGTTGTGGATGTAAAAAAAGGGCGCCACCCGGTTGTGGAAAAAACGCTGCCGGCAGGTGAGCCTTTCATTCCAAATGATATTTACCTGGACAATTCGGAGTACCAGATTTTGATGATCACCGGTCCGAATATGGCCGGGAAGAGTATCATACTGCGGCAAACCGGGCTGCTCGTGTTGATGGCTCAACTGGGGTGTTTTGTTCCCGCCGAGAAAGCAACGATCGGGCTGGTGGATAAAATCTTTACACGGGTTGGAGCGTCTGATAATCTGGCTGCCGGGGAGAGTACATTTTTGGTTGAGATGAACGAAGCGGCCAATATACTCAATAATGCCACTCCAAAATCTCTTATTCTTTTGGATGAAGTGGGACGGGGAACAAGCACGTTTGATGGATTGAGTATTGCATGGGCGCTATCAGAATACCTTCACAATAAACCGGAAGTAGCTGCTAAAACACTCTTTGCGACACACTATCATGAATTGAATGAGTTGGAAAGTCGCTACGAAAGAATTAAGAATTTCAATATTAAAGTGAAGGAGCACGACGGAAAAGTAATTTTCATGCGGAAGCTGGTCCGGGGCGGAACGGACCATAGCTATGGTATCCAGGTGGCAAATATGGCGGGATTACCCCAGGTTGTAATCGAGCGTGCGAAGGAGATTTTATCAAACCTGGAGAGTCATTCGCTGGATGTGAGTCATGAAGGAAACGGTGCCATCAAAAAAACAGCAGCTAAAAAAGAAGCCGCTCAAAAAACTACAAAGCAGGTAGAGAACCAGGAGCAGATTCCCCAAATGACTCTTTTCGATACGCATGTGGATCCCAGGATAGAAACTGTAATGGATAAGATTGAAGCAAGTGATCCTGAACGAATGACGCCTATTGAAGCTCTTCTTTTGTTGAGTGAGCTAAAGAAAATTGTAAAGTAA